The sequence below is a genomic window from Phycisphaerales bacterium AB-hyl4.
CGATCTGGTCGAGCAGCACCATGGCCGCCGGCTCACACTCGCCAGCGTGTTCCAGCAAGAGCCGCGCGAAGACTCGGCCGTGTACGCCATGATCAGCCGGGCCGACACGGTGGGCGTGTTTCAGATCGAGAGCCGGGCGCAGATGTCGATGCTGCCGCGCTTGCGGCCGCAGTGCTTTTACGACTTGGTCATTCAGGTCGCGATTGTCCGGCCCGGCCCGATTCAGGGCGACATGGTGCACCCGTACCTCCGACGACGTGATGGGCTGGAGGACGTGACCTATCCCGACGACACCGCCCGCGCGGTGCTGGGCAAGACGCTGGGCGTGCCGCTGTTCCAGGAACAGGTGATGGCGCTGGCCGTGCGCTGCGCCGGGTTCACGCCCGGCGAGGCCGACGCGCTTCGCCGTGCCATGGCCGCGTGGAAACGCAAGGGCCACCTCATCCACCGCTTCCGCGACAAGTTCATCCAGGGCCTGCTCGATCGCGGCTACACCCGCGACTTCGCCGACCGCTGCTTCCAGCAGATCCAGGGCTTCGGCGAGTACGGCTTTCCCGAATCCCACGCCGCCAGCTTTGCGCTGCTCGTCTACGTCAGTGCCTGGCTGAAACACCACAACCCCGCCGCGTTCACGTGCGCCTTGCTCAACAGTCAGCCCATGGGTTTCTACGGCCCCTCGCAACTGGTGCGCGATGCCAGGCAGCACGACGTCGATGTCCTGCCCATCGACATCCACCACAGCCAGTGGGACTGCACCCTCGAAGCCGCTCGCGCCCCAGCGCAGCCCGCCCTCCGCCTCGGCCTGCGCCTGGTCAAAGGTCTGCGCGAAGACGAAGCCCACCGCCTGACCACTGCGGTCACGCACCACGGCCAATTCCACAACCTCGATACGCTCTGGCGCACCGCCAACGTGACCACCCGCACGCTCCGCGCTCTCGCCGAGGCCGACGCCTTCCGCTCCATGGGCCTCGACCGCCAGCAGGCTCTCTGGCAGGTGTTGAAGCTGCGCGACACACCGGCGCCGCTGTTTGAGCGCGACACGACGCATACCGAACCCGCCGACCGTGCCGACGCGCTGCCCGCCGTCCCGCCGCTGCGCCAAGTCACCCACGACTACGCCAGCACCGGCCTCTCACTCAAGCAGCACCCGATGCACTTCCTCCGCCACGCGTTTGACCGCATGCACGTCACCACCGCCGACGAACTCGCCGACGAACAACGTTGGCCGCACCACACCCCCATCACCGTCGCCGGCCTGGTCACCATCCGCCAGCGCCCCAGCACCGCCCGCGGCGTCATCTTCCTCACCCTCGAAGACGAGACCGGCTCGTGCAACCTGGTCGTTCGCCCCAAGGTCTACGAACGCTGCCGCGTCGCCGTCCGCACCGCCATGCTCATCTTCGTCCGCGGCCGGGTCGAACGCCGCGGCCAGGTCGTGCACATCAACGTCCGCTCCGTGCAGGACCTCACCGCCAGTGTCCACAACCTGCAGGCCCGGTCACGGGATTTTCATTGATCTGGGGCTGTGGTATGCGAGACTTCAGGTTGCTTACGCGTTTCCGTCGGTCGCGAGAAGCCGATCCAACTTTTCTTCGATTCGCGTCAATTGTGATGTGAGGGTATCCACCTCCCGCTGCAACTCATCGAGCTTTGGCAGCACCAAGTCGCGCAAGGCTCGGCGCGTGTTGAGCCGGCCGGCGATGCCTGTATTCTGAATGATCCAGTCGCGGTCCGGAAGATTGGCCGGCAGGTCGCGGGTGTGATCGTACATGTGAAACCGGTAGACGCCGTCTGGGTCGATGTTTTCACCCTTTCGAAGGGACTTCTTCAGGGGCTTGCGGGTCTGAAGGGCGCCGAAAACGGTGCCGTCCTTCAGTCCAAATGCGACGTAGTGGGCAGGGCGCGTTCTCATGATCGTTGCTCCTGTTGATGTTTTCGGCCTGCCGAGCCGATGGTAATACTGTTGAGAATTCGTTCGCTCTTGCGTACGATCCTCGTCGACAATTTGATGCCAACTCGCTTGGCAGCGAATCGCCCGGTGGTCACGAACTACCACTCCAGCTTTGGCTGGGACCATCGAACCTGGGCGGTCCGTTGAGGGGCTGGCTCCGCGCATGTTGTTTCGTGCGGGGTCCAGCGCCCGGCGGACGTACTCGGTTCGATGCGCTGTGGTAGGCGCGTGACCTCGGGTCGTCCGTCGGACACTGGATCCCGTTTTTTCATGCGCCTTCCGGAGCACCCATCATGAGCGAATCGTCCCCTCCCACCGGCCCCTCCTTACCTGCTGATCGACATGAGCTGGCCACGCTGCGCGTGCTGCTGAGCCTGCCACCCGAGGTGTTGCAGGGCTTTGCCCCGCAGCAACCGCCCGAACACGTCGACCGCTACCTGCGCCAGGCTTCGAAAGCCGAGCTCGACTGGCTGCTGGTTGATGTGCTGCACCAGTTGCGCCTGCGCAACGTGAATCGGCATCAGCACAACGGGAGGGCCGGGCGATGAACAAGCCGCAACTGATCTGTCTCTGGATCGGCATTGCCCTGATCGTCCTCGCCGGGCTGCTGCCACCGTGGGTGGAGGTGTACGACGATGGGCAGGTCCAAGCGGGCAAGGCCATCGGTCACGCCTGGCTGTTCGCGCCGCCCGAGCCTGGCTACAGGGACGCGGGGATGCACCTGGACTACGGCCGATTGCTCCTGATCTGGCTGATCGTCGCCGGCGTGACCGGCGGCGCTATCGCCAGCTTCCGCCACTGGCAGCCGCACAACGAAGCCGATCGCTAACCATAGCCGTGCATCGCCCGCCGCCTCCACGACCAATACCTGCTCAACGGCCTGTTGCCAATTTGCTTCGGCTTTCACTATCTGACCCTGCAGGCCCTCGCAACTTGGTTGCGGCCGAGGAGAGTACGCGACACGCCTAGCTGGCCGTAAAGATCATCGGGCAAGGCGGCTTTCAGCTTGACCTGACTTTAGTTCACCTGTAGTTGACCGCGACCTCCGCGTCAGCAGTCACGCCTACCTCGGCCTGGCCGCCTGGGCGGCGGTAAGCGGCGCATCCCAGAGACCTTTGACAGGTGACTCAACCTGGTGCAGAATGATGCCCGGTGATGAGAGGGCGCAGATGATGCATAGCGAGCACGATCATAAAACTTCCGGTCGACTGACTGTCTCTTTGGGGCCGGGGCACCGTAAGGCGCTAGAGCGAATCGCTCGCCATAACGGAGCAACGCTGGCATTCGTTGTCCGGTACGCGCTCAACGAGTTCGTAGAGAGCCATCAGAATCCACAGTTGCGGCTGGAGTTCCCGGGGAACGAGTCAGAGCGACGACTTAACAGTAACGAGACTTAAAGATGACACAGGTTTCCCCTCCACCGACGCGGGTCATCTCGAAGCCATTTGTTGCAAACCAAACTTCTTTCGTTAGTCGTCTAGAAGCGATCTCAAGGCTTGAGCTAGATCGTGAAGCGAAGAAGTTACGGAGCGCATTCGCAGCAGACTACGCTAAGGAGTTTCTGAATCAATACGATCCTGGTGTCGCGAGCATACAGGTGGCGCAGTCTATCTTTGGCCCGCACGCCCAAGACTATCCCTCTGATGATCCGATCCGAACGCTGGCGTTCAATCTGTCTGTGACCGAACTCTTAGTGAGACAGTTATGGGCCGATTACCGTGGCGATGATCGAACACCATTTCTAACTGCTCGCTTGATCGAGTTGTGTGGGTACTCTCTGTTTGAGCCTTTTAACACGGAAAGAGGCCCCAAGACCTTTCTTGCGGCTTCCAAACGCCGTGGCTACTTTTTCACACCTCCGCTTGTCGCGGGGTTAATAGTACAACGCGCGCTCGGTGGTCGTGAAGCAGTGAGCCACCTCCTAGACCCTGCTGCCGGAGCAGGCTCACTCCTTGCGGCAGTTTGCTTCGCTGCCGCCGAGGAGAGAGTAGCAATCAAGCACATCACCGCTATCGAAATTGACCATTTTACCGGCCGGCTGCTGCAGACCGCACTCGAACGACTAGTCACCGTTCATAACCTGAATGCTGAACTATCAGTTCTGCGACGCGACGCGATTGCCCACTTGCACCAAGAATACAAGTCCGGGCAACGTAATTACGACTGCATTGTGATGAATCCGCCATATGGGCGAATAAAGTTTCTCAAGAACTCTCTAATCAATGGCGAAACACGCACAAGCGAACGGGAGAGGACACGCGACCAACAGGCCGAGCATTGGCAACATTTGGTGAAGTCACAAGCCGCCGAATGTAAACGAATATCCGGAAACTTGGGCTTAGGGGAAGGAGCCCAAGATTACCAGCGCCTATTCGCCGGGTTGGCAATGAACGTTTTACGTGCAGATGGCCGCTTGAGTTGGATTGCGCCTAGCTCATGGCTTGGTGACCGCGAGTCAGTGTTGTTGCGACGGCAGATTCTTGATTCCAAGTCTCTTGAGTCAGTCTTGGTGGTTCCTGAAGATGCCGGCCTGTTCGCAACCGTAAACCAGCCGACAGCGATAGCGACGGTTGCCCCCAGCCCAAGCCGTAGTAGCTTTCTCGTACAGATTGCAACCTCCAACAATTTGAACGATACAGATGAGCACGAGACCGAGTACAAGACCATGGCAGAGCTTGATGCTCGACAGATGCGGATCCCAAGAGTTCCCCACAAGATGCATGAGATTTACGAAAAGCTTCAAGAATTTCCTCGGATCCAAGACATCGCTGATTTACGGAATGCCCGCGGCGAACTGGACCAGACGCTTGGCAAGCACGTCGCCAGTGACATGCCTACGGCAATGCGCCTGGTTCGCGGCGATCACATTGAACGATATGTTCTACGGCCGCCTGAGTCATCAGGACGGTCTAGTTACGTTTCGGTGCCTCGACTTCGGGAGTATATCGGGAATGGACCGAAGTCCTCTGATATTCGAAAGCCTCGCATCGCGAGCCGACAGTGTTCATACATGAAGAAGGCGCGCAGACTTAGCTTTGCACTTGTGCCACCACAAACTGTGTTGGGCAACTCGTGCAACTATATATGCAGCAAGTCCGGCAACATAATCAACGAGGAGTATCTTTACGCGCTATGCGTTGTGCTGAACAGTGCGGTCATGGAATGGTATTTTCGTATATTTAACAGCAATAATCACGTCGCAAATTATGAAATAGACGACTTCCCTTGCCCCCTGCAAGATGCTGACACGATAACGAGCCTTGCTGTAGTAGGTAGGCATTTCCATGATTTATATCAGCATAACAACAATGCAGGTAAAACACCGGCGGCATCCGAGGACGTGGCAGAGGCGCTCGTAGCAGAGGCATTTGGTTTATCTGAATCTCAAACACGGCTGATTCTGGAGCGCATTTGTCCCGAGCGGGCTGACTATATTTCATATCTAGTCACGCTGCTGAGGCAGAACAACCGCGTAAAATGCTCAATCGGTGGGGTGGGTCGACAGCAACATGTGGCATCCAGGCTGTCGGCGCTTGATCATCGAGTAATCGAACACATTCCGCAGGGAGGCAACTGGCAAGATATTCCAGAGGACGTCCCTTCGAAACGATTAGAGCAGATTCGTGCAATGTCGAAAGAGCGAGGGGTCGTGCGAACAACATATTATGGACGCTTACGCCCTGACCAGCCTGCATATACAATCGCTACGTACTACAACCGGCCGGGCAACGGAACGAATATTCATCCTTGGGAAAACCGGACGTTAAGCAATCGTGAAGCGGCTCGCTTGCAATCCTTTCCTGACAGCTATTGGTTTATTGGGACCGATGGGAGTGTAAGAAAGCAAATCGGGAACGCCGTCCCGCCGCTTCTCGCATATGCGATTGGCACTGAAGTCGGCCGAGGTGAGGCTGGTTTGCAATGCGTCGACCTGTTCGCCGGTGCGGGTGGAATGAGCCTGGGCCTGGAGATGGCTGGCTGGACCGTTGCCGCGGCAGTCGAGTACGACAAGGGAATTGGTGCCACCTACAAATTTAACCGTCCCTGTGAAACGGTATCGAAACCCGGCAGCACTCGAACACTATTTCTCGATGAGGATCTGTCAACCGAGAGTGCGCGGTCCCGTACAATCAACGCCATTAAGTCAAAGCTAGGGGCAAAGCCGCTATTCGCACTAGTAGGTGGCCCACCATGCCAAGGATTTTCTCACGCTGGTTGGCGGCTAGATGATGATGCTCGCAATGATCTTGCAGTCGGCTTCATGGAGTTTGCACAAGCCCTACAGCCAGAAATTGTCATTCTAGAGAATGTGGAAGGTCTCCTTAGCTATAAGCAAGGGCAGGTGGTGCGCGATCTACTGGCAGCGATCCAGGATCTCGGCTATGACATTGATGGTAGTCCGTGGCTGCTTCGGGCTGAACAGTATGGCGTGCCGCAAATGCGCAGACGCGTATTCTTGATAGGGTGCCGAAGCTGTCGGAAGATTGTGCCCCCGATACCGTTTCTTAGCCAGTGTCGTGGTCGACGCGAAGTGGCGGACACAGAAAATCTTTTCGGGTCGCAGCCGTATCCGGTTACGGTTGCTGAAGCGCTCGTCGACTTGCCTGCCTTGGTAGAGAAGAAGAGCAATGCTTGTGGATCGCGAATTGTGCGATCTTACTATTCAGCATGGGCCCGCGGGCTCATGTCCGTTCAGGATCTTCGGGCTCATCTCAGCAGCGGTTAAGGTAATTCAACTGCTATCGCAATCTGCGCCAGTATTTCATCAATCCTTTCCCTTAGCTTTCGATCTTCAGACCGATCTCTTCGACGGTTGAGCAACGACCTAATCTGGAGCTCTTGTTGCCCAACGTCGCCGATAGAAATCGCTTTGCACCACTCCTCATCAAGTCCGTTTCGCGGCAGATTCGACGCGTCTGAAAGAATGCCCTCCATTAAGTCCCACGCTGTTGCGGGGAGTGGCCGCAATCTTCTGCCATCTATTTTTTTCTTGGCGTAATCCGGCAACGACTCAAATGCAATACGTACTGAGCGTGCCGCTAGGCTTTGACGATTAGGCGTTACAGTCGTACTGGCCGCTACATTCGTAAACGTGAGCTTCGCGGGGTCGAATCCGCTGAACGTGTGGGTCAAATAGGCATGTTCCGGATGAAGCATTGCGCTCAGAAATCGGACATGTCCCGCCTCCATTAGACGGTGGAGTAGCCGCAACGAGTAATCTTGCAATGCTCGAAGCCACGCGCTGAGCTCTTCCGCCTCGCCGTCGGTCGCCACCTTCAGCTTGTACCGATCCCAGAGGGGACGCACCTGCCAGCTAGCCACGGTAGTGCCGGTTTGCTGCTCGTGGGCCACTAAGAGTTTCACGTCCTGTCGTCGCATCCGGCGATTCTTCGAGCTATTGCAGCCGCGACAGGTCGGCACAAACAGTGATAGTTGCCGAAAGCCACAAGCAAGTGGCCCCACGTGATCAGGGCTCACCTTGGCCACTTTCTTCAGGCAGATGGCACAGGTTCCCCGCCCTGCTTTATTGTATACCGCGTCAGCTAGTGCCCAGTTACCTTCCGCCCACCACTGAAATGCCCGACGATCATGCGCGTAAGTTCGCATGTTAGCGTCCGAGCGACCGGGGTCATTTTTCTTGCGACACGTCACCGAACAGTAATCATGAATCCCGTCAAGCCGATAGGGAGGATTTCCCATAAACCCGGGGCTTAACCTGCCGGTGCGAATGTGAGCCGATGCTTCGAAGGCATCGGCAGTCACTCCATGTTCGTCAAAATAGGATTTTCGAGAGCCAAACCATCCCTGCATGCGCTTTTCAATCTCTTCCGCCGGCCACACTTTCGCTAGTTTCACGAGTGCGGCCGAAATGGACTCACCTTTACTAAATAATTCTCTCCCTACGGCACTGTTTAGATCCGTCGTGAAGCGATAATTCAAATAGAAATAGCCGATGTTCCGTTCTTCGCCACAGATGAGGCAGTGGCGGTATTTCGTCGGGTGGATTTGCCGGGCCGCATTCGTTAGCCGATCGTTGCTATCACCTTCGCCTGTAAGCCCGAGTTCATCCGCTTTCTTGATCCACCATTCTTTACGGGCTGTGAAATATTTATAAAAGCTCGTATTCTTCCCTGAGCTCACCTGCCATACTGGCTTTCCATTCTCCGATACCGCACCGGGCATACCCGCGTACGCCGGGTGTGCTACGATCATCTTCTGATACTTGACGTATCCTTCGTGGTGATCAAACTTGCCCCGTCCATATTTTGGCTGTGTCATGACTGGCCCTTGTCGGCGATAAGTTAAACATCTTCCAAAAGTTCGCTCAGTGACAACTCGAACGCGTCTGCCAATTGAGCAACCACATGTAGAGTGGGGTTACGTTTCCCGCGTTCAAGATCGCCCACGTAGTTCCGATGGAGATCCGCCGCGTTCGCCAAGCCCTCTTGCGTCCAACCTCGTTCGGAGCGAAGCCTGCGAATGGCCGTGCCGAACCTGTCTAGAAGTGCGTCTTCCATGTGTGACCACTAGTATGGTCACATAAAGAAGACGGTCTACACTCTATGAGTGGCATTCGAGTCCTGACGATAATGGCGGCCCGAGATGCTCCGTGGGGTTGCCCGGGCGCAAGCCCTGGCCGCTGTGCGACAACGGAGCGCGGTCAAAGGCTGGATGGGCTCAGACTTGTTCGAGACCAGTATGGAACGGGGGTAACCGACACGATCCTTCGGCGATGCACTGGTTCGCATGCGAGGGGAATCGACAGCCCTCCAACACCCTGCGAGCTTGGTGCATAACAACCGCTGGCCGGGACACCTCGTCCGTTTCCTGAACCGCGTGACTGTCCAGACCTCGGTGACCTGGATCCGATTCAAAACTGACGAAAGCATTGAGCTCGCCAACCCTGACCCAATCGCCGGGATCTGAATCTGAGTCGATCGGCCCTTACGAATACCTGAAACACCGCAGGATGCAGCCGATTGCTCTGCGCGAGCTCTACGTCCGGCCGCCACTTGGCACCAACCTTGGGCGAAAACGTTACATTGCGTAAGTTGCCAGCTGCCGAAGCTCCGGAGGCGTGCCCCGCAATGCCCTGCCGAAGGCAAGGAGAGCGTCGCGGGACCTCAGCAGCCGCGTGATGTCTGCGACGGCCACGGGCGGGAAGTGAATCTTTCGGTCACACCGGCTGGTGGGCACGTGGCCGGGGATATATTCGAACCGCCGGCCGTGGGGTGATTCCCCACGCCTCGCCTTGGTTGGAGGTGATCGCCACCGTCGTTTCCATATCCCGCCGTGACCGGCAACCAGTCATAAGGAATGTAGCATGTCTACTGATTCAACCACGGCGGCCGAAGAGCTATCCAAGCTGATTCAAGCTTTGGCCAACGACGTTGATCGGTTGCGTCGGCATAAGGCAGTGGCCGAGGAAAGCCGCCGGATGCGACTCCAGCGGGATAGACCCTCAGGTGTCGAGCATTCGGACGATGCTTACGACTCGGCCTACCGCACGCACCTCAACGGGCACGTACAGTTAACACCGGACGAGCAAAATGCGTGCTCCATCGCCCCTGATTCTGGGAAGCAACCTTCGTCCGAAGATGGTGCCTCAACGCCCCGGGCGGTATGGGATGAGAAGCGGCAATTGTGGGTTCATCACGGGAAACCTCACGCGCCACATCCACCGAAGCAGGATGGCCCCCCGCCGATCGACTGGAGTAGCGAGGATCTGATGGGGGACTTGGGGGCGTCGCTGCTGCGCGAGGACGATGCCTGCGCACCTCCGCCGCGCGAGCATGACGAGGCACGCCCGAGTGCGGCCGAACGGTGGTTTCCTCATCGGGCTTATGTACTCGGAAAGCGGTGCATCCACCTTCTTCACCGGCTCCATAGCACGGCTGGATCCGATCAACTCAAACGTGAGTTAGGGACCAATTGGGGCCATGCGGCCGCCCTGCTTGGAACGCTACGTAGACAGTGTCGCGAGACACAGGCCGCACTCAACAGGCTGACCACTGTCCCGTATGACTGGACTGACACGAGGCCGTGGGTCAGCTTTGACGAAAACTACGCCAACCTGTGGGATACGTGGGGTTCGATAGTTGATCTGGATTCGCTGCGCTCGGATGCACCGCCCTCGCCGCCAAATGAAATTGAGAGGCCGACACGACCAGTTTCTATGAAATACGCTTCCGTGAACTGGTTTGGGTGGGGGCCAGATACACGACAACTCAAAAGCGCCATCGAAGCCGGGACCATTCGGGTTAAGCGCTGCACTCCCAATGGACGTAAATGGTTTTTCGACTTGGATGATGTCGTGCGAATCAACCCGGAAGCAGACGGGGATGCCGACCCTACCAGAGCCGATAGCGCGCAGTAGCGAGCAGCAACGTGCAATAGGAAACACAAATCACGCCGCAACGCTCATAACGCCCCCCAACCCGGCGTAAAAGGGGGATATGAGCGAAAAACACATCCAATCCAGCGGCAAATACATCACCCTTGCCGAAGCCGCCAAGCTGGCTCCCGGCCGTCCAAGTGCCAATGCGGTTTGGCGATGGGCCCGGAAAGGCGTGAAGAGCCGGTGCGGCCATCGCGTCCACCTTCAGCATGTTCGTGCCGGAGGACGCGTTCTCACCACTGCTGAGTGGGTTGAGCAGTTTGCGCGTGACCTGGCCGAAGCCGACGCCGAGCATTTCAGCGCCGCTGAGTTTGGGGGCCATCGGCGCCAGCAAGTTTCGCGTACGCACCGCAATGAGCACGATCAGGCCCGCCAGCGACTCGCTGCGAAAGGACTTATCTGAACCTGTGCCACGCCAATCGCGCCCGGCTGGCAGGCCGTGTGGGCGTGGTCGGCGTATAGGGACTTCTGCAGATGATACAACAACGACCGCGCCGGTCCCAATTCCGGCGAAATCCCGGGCCGCCTTGGCCAACGTGGCGGCGGCCACGCCTGCACAAGCGCCGGCGTGGATGGTGTCGCGTGTGCAAGGCCGAACACTTGCGACAGATGTTGAGCCGGCGAAAGCAGGTGCGAGATGGGTAATGCGAGTTTCGCCGCCCAGAATCGGCATCTTAAGAACGGCGGCCGGTATTTCCCCAGGTGGTTTAAGGAGACCCCGTTCTGGCAAAAGCTCGGAGCCGCCCATCGCGAAATCCTGCGGCAACTGTACGACAGCGTCGCTCACAGCGATACAGTACACCAGGCAAGCGGAATCACAGTGAGGAGAGGCGAGTGGTTAACGAGTTACAAGGCATTGGCGGATAACTCGGGTGCCACCTTCAGCCAGGCGCGTTGTGCCCTGAAGCATGCAGAGCGAGCTGGTGTCATTTCGATCCGAAAGCGATCGTATCGCGTCGGCCCCCACACACAACACTTGTCGCACATAACATGGTACGACTTCGATGCTTACGAGTGGCCGGACAGGGGGCGCGCGCAGAACACTCGCCACAACACCACTCACGACACCCGCCACGACACTCGTCAAAACACTGCGCAACAGAAGGAACCCCCAGTAATAACACCCATTGAGGAACACTCCGGAGAAACCTCCGGAAGTAACGCTCAGCAGCAACCGGCTGCTGCTGTTGGCGATTTCGACTCGCCGCGTCAAACGTCCAGAATTCCCGCGGAGCACCTTCTCAAAGCCTTCGGTGAGTACGGGCTTGAAACTGCCGCGCGCCAGTACTTGGCAGAGAAGCTCCCTCATGTGACAGCCGATGCGATCCACGAGGCAATGAAGGACGTATCCGATCGCGCAGGTATCGGGGCTCGCGTGGACCACTTCCGCCAGAACATAGCGCAGGCTATCGAGTTGGTGGAGCAGAGGCGCGAGGAAGCTGCAACGCTGGAAGCCGAGCGCCGGCGGGTGCTCGCCAGAATCGAAGAATTGAATGGCCAGGCGCAGCGTGCGTGTGATTCGAACCCCGAGTTGGCCCAACCGCCGAATAATCCCGACCTGTTCAAAAAGGCGCTGCACGAACTGGCGCCAGCGGATAAGGCCGTGCTCGCCTCCTATTGGCCGTGGAACGATCAGCATCGCAAAGATGAAGTGATCACGCCGGCGATCAGAAATTCCCTCTTCGCGCGGACCAAAGCCTCCATCGTCTGGGGCAGGCGTGGCGAAGCAGAACGTTGGTTCGACAGCCTGACGGATGAAGAAATAAACAACTACCTCGACCGTTTTGTGGACGAACAGTGCGGTGGTCAGCTTCCGGAACGATTCAGACAGAATCTACGAGGCAAGATTGTTCGCACAATCATCATCGACCACTTTGCTCCGGCCCTGGCTGGAGCGAAACGTAGTGCTCCCGAATGCGTCGCAGCGTCGACTGAGGGGTAACTCAAGGAGGGGGATGAGCGGATACGGAAGGTAGCAAACTCATAAACCGGCCCCGACGGCACCTCATCAGGGCCGTAGGGTGAGCTTGCCGAGAAAGTGCTCGTCCAACATGCGGTGGGCGTCGGCGGCCTGCTCCAGCGAGAAAGTGCGGGCAACATGAACCTCAAACGGACCGGCCTCGATCAGGCGGTTGAGCTTCCCGATTGCCTCCGGGTCCGGCATGCCGTCGTAGCTCTGGGCGCTGACCCCGGCCGGGATCTTGGGCATCCATACTCAGGGGCCGGCGGGGTTGGACAAGCCGTTCAACGAGATGAGCGACTTCGACATCGCTGAGATGCTGGCCGCCGGCAGCATTGAGGTGCCGCCGATGCTCAAGGCCACTGCCCGACAGGTGTACGAAGCGAAGGGCCTGCCGCCGCCTGCGGCGTTTGTCGACGCTCGCCAACCGACCGAGGA
It includes:
- the dcm gene encoding DNA (cytosine-5-)-methyltransferase, which produces MTQVSPPPTRVISKPFVANQTSFVSRLEAISRLELDREAKKLRSAFAADYAKEFLNQYDPGVASIQVAQSIFGPHAQDYPSDDPIRTLAFNLSVTELLVRQLWADYRGDDRTPFLTARLIELCGYSLFEPFNTERGPKTFLAASKRRGYFFTPPLVAGLIVQRALGGREAVSHLLDPAAGAGSLLAAVCFAAAEERVAIKHITAIEIDHFTGRLLQTALERLVTVHNLNAELSVLRRDAIAHLHQEYKSGQRNYDCIVMNPPYGRIKFLKNSLINGETRTSERERTRDQQAEHWQHLVKSQAAECKRISGNLGLGEGAQDYQRLFAGLAMNVLRADGRLSWIAPSSWLGDRESVLLRRQILDSKSLESVLVVPEDAGLFATVNQPTAIATVAPSPSRSSFLVQIATSNNLNDTDEHETEYKTMAELDARQMRIPRVPHKMHEIYEKLQEFPRIQDIADLRNARGELDQTLGKHVASDMPTAMRLVRGDHIERYVLRPPESSGRSSYVSVPRLREYIGNGPKSSDIRKPRIASRQCSYMKKARRLSFALVPPQTVLGNSCNYICSKSGNIINEEYLYALCVVLNSAVMEWYFRIFNSNNHVANYEIDDFPCPLQDADTITSLAVVGRHFHDLYQHNNNAGKTPAASEDVAEALVAEAFGLSESQTRLILERICPERADYISYLVTLLRQNNRVKCSIGGVGRQQHVASRLSALDHRVIEHIPQGGNWQDIPEDVPSKRLEQIRAMSKERGVVRTTYYGRLRPDQPAYTIATYYNRPGNGTNIHPWENRTLSNREAARLQSFPDSYWFIGTDGSVRKQIGNAVPPLLAYAIGTEVGRGEAGLQCVDLFAGAGGMSLGLEMAGWTVAAAVEYDKGIGATYKFNRPCETVSKPGSTRTLFLDEDLSTESARSRTINAIKSKLGAKPLFALVGGPPCQGFSHAGWRLDDDARNDLAVGFMEFAQALQPEIVILENVEGLLSYKQGQVVRDLLAAIQDLGYDIDGSPWLLRAEQYGVPQMRRRVFLIGCRSCRKIVPPIPFLSQCRGRREVADTENLFGSQPYPVTVAEALVDLPALVEKKSNACGSRIVRSYYSAWARGLMSVQDLRAHLSSG
- a CDS encoding helix-turn-helix domain-containing protein — its product is MEDALLDRFGTAIRRLRSERGWTQEGLANAADLHRNYVGDLERGKRNPTLHVVAQLADAFELSLSELLEDV
- a CDS encoding DUF1580 domain-containing protein, which encodes MSEKHIQSSGKYITLAEAAKLAPGRPSANAVWRWARKGVKSRCGHRVHLQHVRAGGRVLTTAEWVEQFARDLAEADAEHFSAAEFGGHRRQQVSRTHRNEHDQARQRLAAKGLI
- a CDS encoding zinc-binding dehydrogenase, whose protein sequence is MPKIPAGVSAQSYDGMPDPEAIGKLNRLIEAGPFEVHVARTFSLEQAADAHRMLDEHFLGKLTLRP